From a region of the Burkholderia lata genome:
- a CDS encoding CaiB/BaiF CoA transferase family protein, producing the protein MTAPDDARDAWPAAAGDAPAWSCLRGVRIVDAGQLLPGPHACALLRQLGADVIKVEPPGGDALRQFGDDTFAQFNRGKRSIVLDLKTPDGRARFLDLVREADAVVEGNRPGVMARLGLGYDVLAHANPRVVLCSITGYGQDGPYANRPGHDLNFLADAGYWSVPAQLHDTVARPRVRLADHAAALHAALALAVAVMSARASGRGQHLDVSIHDAIFAWTAPAAWALRTGRDSHDTARWVMPDNDLFETADGRHIVLATLEDKFWAAFADALGDAYPALREPRFAQRAGRQQHRHALGALLRATFATRTQDDWMRVLGALGLPVSRVPDAGAVFDDPHVRARGVAREVTADRSFAVRFPVKFSLGLPDGDDRVPAPGEHGGG; encoded by the coding sequence CTGCCCGGGCCGCATGCGTGCGCGTTGCTGCGTCAGCTCGGCGCCGACGTGATCAAGGTCGAGCCGCCGGGCGGCGACGCGTTGCGGCAGTTCGGTGACGACACGTTCGCGCAGTTCAACCGCGGCAAGCGCTCGATCGTGCTCGACCTGAAAACACCCGACGGCCGCGCCCGCTTTCTCGATCTCGTGCGCGAGGCCGATGCGGTGGTCGAAGGCAACCGGCCCGGCGTGATGGCGCGGCTCGGGCTCGGCTACGACGTGCTGGCGCACGCGAACCCGCGCGTCGTGCTGTGCTCGATCACCGGCTACGGGCAGGACGGCCCGTATGCGAACCGTCCCGGCCACGACCTGAACTTCCTTGCCGATGCCGGTTACTGGTCGGTGCCTGCGCAACTGCACGACACCGTTGCACGGCCGCGCGTGCGGCTGGCCGATCACGCGGCCGCGCTGCATGCCGCGCTCGCGCTGGCGGTTGCCGTGATGAGCGCCCGCGCGAGCGGGCGCGGCCAGCATCTCGACGTGTCGATCCACGACGCGATTTTCGCGTGGACCGCGCCGGCCGCGTGGGCGCTGCGCACCGGTCGCGATTCGCACGACACGGCGCGCTGGGTGATGCCCGACAACGATCTGTTCGAGACCGCCGACGGCCGGCACATCGTGCTCGCGACGCTCGAGGACAAGTTCTGGGCTGCGTTCGCCGATGCGCTCGGCGACGCGTATCCGGCGCTGCGCGAGCCGCGTTTCGCGCAGCGCGCGGGCCGGCAGCAGCATCGTCACGCGCTTGGCGCGCTGCTGCGCGCGACTTTCGCGACGCGCACGCAGGACGACTGGATGCGCGTGCTCGGCGCGCTCGGGCTGCCGGTGTCGCGCGTGCCCGACGCGGGCGCGGTGTTCGACGATCCGCACGTGCGCGCGCGCGGCGTCGCACGCGAAGTGACGGCCGACCGGTCGTTCGCGGTGCGCTTCCCGGTGAAATTCTCGCTCGGCCTGCCGGACGGCGACGACCGGGTGCCGGCGCCCGGCGAGCACGGCGGCGGATAG